A window of the Candidatus Gastranaerophilales bacterium genome harbors these coding sequences:
- a CDS encoding DUF2924 domain-containing protein — MKKQTVGQKLKAWHEKYDDLSPKTKRKLNKMIEQYEKTQNFKIMGEKAVKISTGVKLIREFKGKKHEVISTEKGFEYKGENYRSLSAIANKITGTRWNGKVFFGVNN, encoded by the coding sequence ATGAAAAAACAAACTGTTGGACAAAAATTAAAAGCTTGGCATGAAAAATATGATGATTTATCACCCAAAACAAAACGCAAATTAAATAAGATGATTGAACAGTATGAAAAAACGCAGAATTTTAAAATAATGGGAGAAAAAGCAGTAAAAATTTCTACGGGTGTCAAACTGATTCGTGAATTTAAAGGTAAAAAACATGAAGTTATTTCAACCGAAAAAGGTTTTGAATACAAAGGTGAAAATTATAGAAGTCTTTCTGCTATTGCAAACAAAATCACAGGTACCCGTTGGAACGGTAAAGTCTTCTTCGGGGTAAATAATTAA